In Pseudomonas sp. GCEP-101, one DNA window encodes the following:
- a CDS encoding aspartate aminotransferase family protein produces the protein MTDNTRAPRDTRDYQKADAAHHIHAFLDQKALNAEGPRVMVRGEGLHLWDNDGNRYLDGMSGLWCTNLGYGRKDLTAAATAQLDELPYYNMFFHTTHPAVIELSETLFSLLPDHYSHAIYTNSGSEANEVLIRTVRRFWQIEGKPQKKIMIGRWNGYHGSTLAATALGGMKFMHEMGGLIPDIAHIDEPYFFAAGGDLTPAEFGRRCALQLEEKILELGADNVAGFIAEPFQGAGGMIFPPESYWPEIQRICRQYDVLLCADEVIGGFGRTGEWFAHQHFGFQPDTLSIAKGLTSGYIPMGGLVLSKRIAQALVEEGGVFAHGLTYSGHPVAAAVAVANLRALRDEGWVKAVKNDTGPYLQQCLREVFGNHPLVGDIQGAGFVAALQFVQDKATRKRFDNENDIAWRCRTIGFEEGVIIRSTLGRMIMAPALVAGRAEIDELVDKTRRAVDRTAQEIGVL, from the coding sequence ATGACCGACAACACCCGCGCGCCCCGCGACACCCGTGACTACCAGAAAGCGGACGCGGCGCACCACATCCATGCCTTCCTCGACCAGAAGGCGCTGAACGCCGAAGGCCCGCGCGTGATGGTGCGCGGCGAAGGCCTGCACCTGTGGGACAACGACGGCAACCGCTACCTGGACGGCATGTCCGGCCTGTGGTGCACCAACCTTGGCTATGGCCGCAAGGACCTGACCGCCGCCGCCACCGCCCAGCTGGACGAACTGCCGTACTACAACATGTTCTTCCACACCACCCACCCGGCGGTGATCGAGCTCTCCGAGACGCTCTTCAGCCTGCTGCCGGACCACTACAGCCACGCGATCTACACCAACTCCGGCTCCGAGGCCAACGAGGTGCTGATCCGTACCGTGCGCCGCTTCTGGCAGATCGAAGGCAAGCCGCAGAAGAAGATCATGATCGGCCGCTGGAACGGCTATCACGGCTCCACCCTGGCAGCCACCGCGCTGGGCGGCATGAAGTTCATGCACGAGATGGGCGGCCTGATCCCGGACATCGCGCACATCGACGAACCCTACTTCTTCGCCGCCGGCGGCGACCTGACCCCGGCCGAGTTCGGCCGTCGCTGCGCGCTGCAGCTGGAAGAGAAGATCCTCGAGCTGGGCGCCGACAACGTCGCCGGCTTCATCGCCGAGCCGTTCCAGGGCGCCGGCGGCATGATCTTCCCGCCGGAAAGCTACTGGCCGGAAATCCAGCGCATCTGCCGCCAGTACGACGTGCTGCTGTGCGCCGACGAAGTGATCGGCGGCTTCGGCCGCACCGGCGAATGGTTCGCCCACCAGCACTTCGGCTTCCAGCCCGACACGCTGTCCATCGCCAAGGGCCTGACCAGCGGCTACATCCCCATGGGCGGCCTGGTATTGAGCAAGCGCATCGCCCAGGCGCTGGTGGAAGAGGGCGGCGTGTTCGCCCACGGCCTGACCTACTCCGGCCACCCGGTGGCGGCCGCGGTGGCGGTGGCCAACCTGCGCGCGCTGCGTGACGAGGGCTGGGTGAAGGCGGTGAAGAACGACACCGGCCCGTACCTGCAGCAGTGCCTGCGCGAAGTCTTCGGCAACCACCCGCTGGTGGGGGACATCCAGGGCGCCGGCTTCGTGGCCGCGCTGCAGTTCGTCCAGGACAAGGCCACCCGCAAGCGCTTCGACAACGAGAACGACATCGCCTGGCGCTGCCGCACCATCGGCTTCGAGGAGGGCGTGATCATCCGCTCCACCCTCGGCCGCATGATCATGGCCCCGGCGCTGGTCGCCGGCCGTGCCGAGATCGACGAACTGGTCGACAAGACCCGCCGCGCGGTGGACCGCACGGCCCAGGAAATCGGCGTGCTGTAA
- a CDS encoding aldehyde dehydrogenase yields MYELNDWRQRAARQTFIDSALIGGRRVAAQDGATFASIDPATNRLLAQVAACGAAEIDAAVQVARQAFESGPWARMAPRERKAVLQKLAELMMAHRDELALLDTLNMGKPVMDAWNIDVPGAAGVFSWYAESLDKLYDQVAPTAQNALATITRAPLGVIGAVVPWNFPLDMAAWKLAPALAAGNSVVLKPAEQSPFSALRLAELALEAGLPEGVLNVVPGLGEAAGKALGLHPDVDALVFTGSTQVGKYFMQYSAQSNLKQVWLECGGKSPNLVFADCRDLDLAADKAAFGIFFNQGEVCSANSRLLVERSIHDEFVERLIAKARDWTPGDPLDPASRAGAIVDNKQTAGIMACIERARGDGATLACGGRQLSFNGSDNFIEPTIFTGVRPQQSLARDEVFGPVLAVIPFDSEEEAVRLANDSIYGLAASLWSDDLHRAHRVARKLNAGTVSVNTVDALDPAIPFGGGKQSGFGRDLSLHSFDKYTQLKTTWFQLRD; encoded by the coding sequence GTGTACGAGCTCAACGATTGGCGGCAGCGTGCTGCCCGGCAGACCTTCATCGACAGCGCGCTGATCGGCGGCCGCCGCGTGGCCGCGCAGGATGGCGCCACGTTCGCGTCCATCGACCCGGCGACCAATCGCCTGCTGGCCCAAGTCGCCGCCTGTGGCGCCGCCGAGATCGACGCCGCCGTGCAAGTCGCCCGCCAGGCCTTCGAGAGCGGCCCCTGGGCGCGCATGGCCCCGCGTGAGCGCAAGGCCGTGCTGCAGAAGCTCGCCGAGCTGATGATGGCCCATCGCGACGAACTGGCCCTGCTCGACACCCTGAACATGGGCAAGCCGGTGATGGACGCCTGGAACATCGACGTGCCGGGCGCCGCCGGCGTGTTCTCCTGGTACGCCGAAAGCCTCGACAAGCTCTACGACCAGGTCGCGCCGACCGCGCAGAACGCCCTGGCCACCATCACCCGCGCGCCGCTGGGGGTGATCGGCGCCGTGGTGCCGTGGAACTTCCCCCTCGACATGGCCGCCTGGAAGCTGGCGCCCGCGCTGGCCGCCGGCAACTCCGTGGTGCTCAAGCCCGCCGAGCAGTCGCCGTTCTCCGCCCTGCGCCTGGCCGAGCTGGCGCTGGAAGCCGGCCTCCCCGAAGGCGTGCTGAACGTCGTACCGGGCCTGGGCGAAGCCGCCGGCAAGGCGCTGGGCCTGCACCCGGACGTGGACGCCCTGGTCTTCACCGGTTCGACCCAGGTCGGCAAGTACTTCATGCAGTATTCCGCCCAGTCCAACCTCAAGCAGGTCTGGCTGGAGTGCGGCGGCAAGAGCCCGAACCTGGTGTTCGCCGACTGCCGCGACCTCGACCTCGCCGCCGATAAGGCCGCCTTCGGCATCTTCTTCAACCAGGGCGAAGTCTGCTCGGCCAACTCGCGCCTGCTGGTGGAGCGTTCCATCCACGACGAGTTCGTCGAACGCCTGATCGCCAAGGCCCGCGACTGGACCCCCGGCGACCCGCTGGACCCGGCCAGCCGCGCCGGCGCCATCGTCGACAACAAGCAGACCGCCGGCATCATGGCCTGCATCGAGCGCGCCCGGGGCGACGGCGCGACCCTCGCCTGCGGCGGCCGCCAGCTGAGCTTCAATGGCTCGGACAACTTCATCGAGCCGACCATCTTCACCGGCGTGCGCCCGCAGCAGTCCCTGGCCCGCGACGAAGTGTTCGGCCCGGTGCTTGCAGTCATCCCCTTCGACAGCGAAGAGGAAGCCGTGCGCCTGGCCAACGACAGCATCTACGGCCTCGCCGCGTCCCTGTGGAGCGACGACCTGCACCGTGCCCACCGCGTCGCGCGCAAGCTGAACGCCGGCACCGTGTCGGTGAACACCGTGGACGCGCTGGACCCGGCGATTCCGTTCGGTGGCGGCAAGCAGTCGGGCTTCGGCCGCGACCTCTCGCTGCATTCCTTCGATAAATACACGCAGCTGAAAACCACCTGGTTCCAGCTGCGCGACTGA
- a CDS encoding LysR substrate-binding domain-containing protein, with translation MASYTLRQLKYFVTTVECGSVAEASRKLYIAQPSISTAIKGLEESFGVQLFIRHHAQGVSLTPSGARFYRKAQELLRMAHEFEQNALADNDVVAGQIDIGCFETVAPLYLPRLISGFRERYPGVEIRISDGEQQELVQGLTAGRFDLALLYEHDLDATIATDPLMPAQRPYALLPENHRFAKQDKVSLRDLVLEPMILLDVQPSRTYFVRIFEELGLNPHIAFSSPSIEMVRGMVGQGFGFSLLVTRPHSECTYDGKKVVTVDVAEEVSTSGLVAAWLKRAQLTKPAQLFVDFAREELSGKH, from the coding sequence GTGGCTTCCTATACCTTGCGGCAATTGAAGTATTTCGTGACCACCGTGGAATGCGGCAGCGTGGCCGAGGCGTCGCGCAAGCTGTACATCGCGCAGCCGTCCATTTCCACGGCGATCAAGGGGCTGGAAGAGAGCTTCGGCGTGCAGTTGTTCATCCGCCACCACGCCCAGGGCGTGTCGCTCACCCCCAGCGGTGCGCGCTTCTACCGCAAGGCGCAGGAGCTGCTGCGCATGGCCCACGAGTTCGAGCAGAACGCCCTGGCCGACAACGACGTGGTGGCCGGGCAGATCGACATCGGCTGCTTCGAGACGGTCGCTCCGCTCTACCTGCCGCGGCTGATCTCGGGCTTCCGCGAGCGCTACCCCGGCGTGGAGATCCGCATCAGCGACGGCGAACAGCAGGAGCTGGTGCAGGGCCTCACCGCCGGCCGCTTCGACCTGGCGCTGCTCTACGAACACGACCTCGACGCCACCATCGCCACCGACCCGCTGATGCCGGCCCAGCGCCCCTATGCGCTGCTGCCGGAGAACCACCGCTTCGCCAAGCAGGACAAGGTGTCCCTGCGCGACCTGGTGCTGGAGCCGATGATCCTGCTGGATGTGCAGCCCAGCCGTACCTACTTCGTGCGCATCTTCGAGGAACTGGGGCTGAACCCGCACATCGCCTTCAGCTCGCCGTCGATCGAAATGGTGCGCGGCATGGTCGGCCAGGGCTTCGGCTTCTCCCTGCTGGTCACCCGCCCGCACTCGGAGTGCACCTACGACGGCAAGAAGGTGGTGACGGTGGATGTCGCCGAGGAGGTCAGCACCTCCGGCCTGGTCGCCGCCTGGCTCAAGCGCGCCCAGCTGACCAAGCCGGCGCAGCTGTTCGTCGACTTTGCGCGGGAGGAGTTGAGCGGGAAGCACTGA
- a CDS encoding DUF2914 domain-containing protein encodes MLIWKERVQRLITLVVGLLQKYPRVIALFGFCSGVFSFIMVDRHRAGFARAMAIVMLISWIWLMLENLLTQRFKSRFGWEVPPGLLRYGTQLIHQESLFFCLPFFFVTTTWNSGQALFTGVLTLAGLAAITDPIYYKWLSVRRWTFLGYHTLTLFAVLLTALPIILHLSTPQSYQAALAIAVLLSFPSLAVTVKIHKWWRWFALVGLTLSIGAVGWFARAWVPPSTLWMTEMAVTESFDNAQRTPGDSLATVSVAQIKSQGLYAYTAINAPRGLNERIYHAWRLNGQEVDRIALDIKGGREAGYRAWTHKQNFPSDPSGDWQVQVLTEAGQVIGTLRFEVTP; translated from the coding sequence ATGCTCATCTGGAAAGAGCGCGTGCAGCGCCTCATCACTCTCGTCGTCGGCCTGCTGCAGAAGTACCCGCGCGTCATCGCCCTGTTCGGTTTCTGCTCCGGGGTATTCAGCTTCATCATGGTGGACCGCCACCGCGCCGGCTTCGCCCGCGCCATGGCCATCGTCATGCTGATCAGCTGGATCTGGCTGATGCTGGAGAACCTGCTCACCCAGCGCTTCAAGAGCCGCTTCGGCTGGGAAGTGCCGCCGGGCCTGCTGCGCTACGGAACCCAGCTGATCCACCAGGAAAGCCTGTTCTTCTGCCTGCCGTTCTTCTTCGTCACCACCACCTGGAACAGCGGCCAGGCGCTGTTCACCGGCGTGCTGACGCTGGCGGGGCTGGCGGCGATCACCGACCCGATCTACTACAAATGGCTGTCGGTGCGGCGCTGGACCTTCCTCGGCTACCACACCCTGACGCTGTTCGCGGTGCTGCTCACCGCGCTGCCGATCATCCTCCACCTGAGCACCCCGCAGAGCTACCAGGCGGCGCTGGCCATTGCCGTGCTGCTGTCCTTCCCCAGCCTGGCGGTGACGGTGAAGATCCACAAATGGTGGCGCTGGTTCGCCCTCGTCGGCCTGACCCTGTCCATCGGCGCGGTGGGCTGGTTCGCCCGCGCCTGGGTGCCGCCGTCGACCCTGTGGATGACCGAGATGGCGGTGACCGAGAGCTTCGACAACGCCCAGCGCACCCCCGGCGACAGCCTGGCGACAGTCAGCGTCGCGCAGATCAAGAGCCAGGGCCTCTACGCCTACACCGCGATCAACGCGCCGCGCGGGCTGAACGAGCGCATCTACCACGCCTGGCGCCTGAACGGCCAGGAAGTCGACCGCATCGCCCTCGACATCAAGGGCGGCCGCGAAGCCGGCTACCGCGCCTGGACGCACAAGCAGAACTTCCCCAGCGACCCCAGCGGCGACTGGCAGGTACAGGTGCTCACGGAAGCGGGCCAGGTGATCGGCACATTGAGGTTCGAGGTCACGCCCTGA
- a CDS encoding acyl-CoA thioesterase, with translation MTDTALHPFDRAVALQPVAGEPNLYEGHTSQDYWNMVGPFGGVTAAVLLQGALRHPQLLGSPLSLTVNYAAAVVAGAFRVEAVPVRTNRSTQHWLLQLTQADEAGEQQVTTTATLVTALRRETWSLTDLPLPNVAPPADFEAMSPTAKGVAWPKQYEMRPVSGAFPTQWDGSGETSRSQLWLRDAQERPLDFLSLAAMSDIFYPRIWLRRATPVPAGTVSITTYFHTDAAQMADVGAGYLLGDARAQEFRNGFFDQSAQLWSETGALLATSNQVVYYKE, from the coding sequence ATGACCGATACCGCCTTGCACCCGTTCGACCGCGCCGTGGCCCTGCAACCCGTGGCCGGCGAGCCCAACCTCTACGAGGGCCACACCAGCCAGGACTACTGGAACATGGTCGGCCCCTTCGGTGGCGTTACCGCGGCGGTCCTGCTGCAGGGCGCGCTGCGCCATCCGCAGTTGCTGGGCAGCCCCTTGTCGCTGACGGTGAACTACGCCGCAGCCGTGGTGGCCGGCGCCTTCCGCGTCGAGGCCGTGCCGGTGCGCACCAATCGCTCCACCCAGCACTGGCTGCTGCAACTGACCCAGGCCGATGAGGCCGGCGAGCAGCAGGTCACCACCACCGCCACCCTGGTCACCGCGCTGCGCCGCGAGACCTGGAGCCTGACCGACCTGCCCCTGCCGAACGTGGCCCCGCCCGCCGACTTCGAGGCGATGAGCCCCACCGCCAAGGGCGTGGCCTGGCCGAAACAGTACGAGATGCGCCCGGTCTCCGGCGCCTTCCCGACCCAGTGGGACGGCAGCGGCGAGACCAGCCGCAGCCAGCTGTGGCTGCGCGACGCCCAGGAGCGGCCGCTGGACTTCCTCTCCCTGGCCGCGATGAGCGACATCTTCTACCCGCGCATCTGGCTGCGCCGCGCCACCCCGGTGCCGGCGGGCACGGTGTCGATCACCACCTACTTCCACACCGACGCCGCGCAGATGGCCGACGTCGGCGCGGGCTACCTGCTGGGCGACGCCCGCGCCCAGGAGTTCCGCAACGGTTTCTTCGACCAGAGCGCCCAGCTGTGGAGCGAGACCGGCGCGCTGCTGGCGACCAGCAACCAGGTGGTGTACTACAAGGAGTGA
- a CDS encoding zinc ribbon domain-containing protein YjdM gives MSQLPPCPKCNSEYTYEDGAQLVCPECAHEWSADGSGEADGDARVIKDSVGNLLQDGDTVTVIKDLKVKGSSLVVKVGTKVKNIRLVDGDHDIDCKIDGIGAMKLKSEFVKKV, from the coding sequence GTGAGCCAGCTGCCGCCCTGCCCCAAATGCAACTCCGAATACACCTACGAAGACGGCGCCCAGCTGGTCTGCCCCGAATGCGCCCACGAGTGGTCCGCTGACGGCTCGGGAGAGGCCGACGGCGACGCCCGCGTGATCAAGGACTCGGTCGGCAACCTGCTGCAGGACGGCGACACCGTCACCGTGATCAAGGACCTCAAGGTCAAGGGCTCGTCCCTGGTGGTGAAGGTCGGCACCAAGGTGAAGAACATACGCCTGGTGGACGGCGACCACGACATCGACTGCAAGATCGATGGCATCGGCGCAATGAAGCTGAAGTCGGAATTCGTGAAGAAGGTCTGA
- a CDS encoding c-type cytochrome, with product MGRVVLLWMLLCASAQASELMERLAALEQDPARREQAYAAAQERILLCSKCHGKDGNSTREHIPNLAGQNPQYLFDAFEQYVDGQRTDFVMNQAARLLTLNERVNIAYYFSQQKVLPRTEAAPDKALVERGAQRFASVCATCHGANALGHDGFPRIAGQSRVYLTHALQRYRNKDPSRAGSPMLAVAALLDEDDIAALSAYLSQLQP from the coding sequence ATGGGAAGAGTCGTTCTGTTGTGGATGCTGCTGTGCGCCAGTGCGCAGGCATCGGAGCTGATGGAGCGGCTCGCCGCCCTGGAGCAGGACCCGGCCAGGCGCGAGCAGGCCTATGCTGCCGCCCAGGAGCGCATCCTGCTGTGCAGCAAGTGCCACGGCAAGGACGGCAACAGCACGCGCGAGCATATTCCCAACCTGGCCGGGCAGAACCCGCAGTACCTCTTCGATGCCTTCGAGCAGTACGTCGACGGCCAGCGCACCGACTTCGTGATGAACCAGGCGGCCCGGCTGCTGACCCTCAACGAGCGGGTGAACATCGCCTATTACTTCAGCCAGCAGAAGGTGCTGCCACGAACCGAAGCGGCGCCGGACAAGGCGCTGGTGGAGCGAGGCGCCCAGCGTTTCGCCAGTGTGTGCGCCACCTGCCACGGCGCCAATGCCCTGGGCCACGACGGCTTCCCGCGCATCGCCGGGCAGTCGCGGGTCTACCTGACCCACGCCTTGCAGCGCTACAGGAACAAGGACCCCAGCCGCGCGGGCTCGCCGATGCTGGCGGTGGCGGCGCTGCTCGATGAGGACGATATCGCTGCCCTGAGCGCCTACCTCAGCCAACTGCAGCCCTGA
- the oadA gene encoding sodium-extruding oxaloacetate decarboxylase subunit alpha, with translation MTVSKKVTVTDTILRDAHQSLLATRMRTEDMLPICDKLDQVGYWSLEVWGGATFDACVRFLKEDPWERLRKLKAALPNTRLQMLLRGQNLLGYRHYSDDVVRAFVAKAAVNGIDVFRIFDAMNDVRNLRVSIEAVKAAGKHAQGTIAYTTSPVHTIDAFVAQGKAMADMGVDSIAIKDMAGLLTPYATGELVKALKEALPLDVVVHSHDTAGVASMCQLKAVENGADRIDTAISSMAWGTSHPGTESMVAALRGTPFDTGLDLELLQEIGMYFHAVRKKYHQFESEFTGVDTRVQVNQVPGGMISNLANQLKEQGALNRMPEVLAEIPRVREDLGFPPLVTPTSQIVGTQAFFNVLAGERYKTITNEVKLYLQGRYGKAPGTINEALRRQAIGNEEVIDVRPADLLKPELNKLREEIGSLAKSEEDVLTFAMFPDIGRKFLEERAAGTLKPEELLPIPNGKGVAAAGGEGVPTEFVVDVHGESYRVDITGVGVKTDGKRHFYLSVDGMPEEVVFEPLNEFVAGGGSKRKQASEPGHVSTTMPGNIVDVLVKEGDTVKAGQAVLITEAMKMETEVQAGIAGTVKAIHVAKGDRVNPGEILVEIEG, from the coding sequence ATGACCGTTTCCAAGAAAGTCACCGTCACCGATACCATCCTGCGCGACGCCCACCAGTCGCTGCTGGCGACCCGGATGCGCACCGAAGACATGCTGCCGATCTGCGACAAGCTCGACCAGGTCGGCTACTGGTCGCTGGAAGTCTGGGGCGGCGCCACCTTCGACGCCTGCGTGCGCTTCCTCAAGGAAGACCCGTGGGAGCGCCTGCGCAAGCTCAAGGCCGCGCTGCCCAACACCCGCCTGCAGATGCTCCTGCGCGGGCAGAACCTGCTGGGCTACCGCCACTACAGCGACGACGTGGTCCGCGCCTTCGTCGCCAAGGCGGCAGTCAACGGCATCGACGTGTTCCGCATCTTCGACGCGATGAACGACGTGCGTAACCTGCGCGTGTCCATCGAGGCGGTGAAGGCCGCCGGCAAGCACGCCCAGGGCACCATCGCCTACACCACCAGCCCGGTGCACACCATCGATGCCTTCGTGGCCCAGGGCAAGGCCATGGCCGACATGGGCGTGGATTCCATCGCCATCAAGGACATGGCCGGCCTGCTGACCCCCTACGCCACCGGCGAACTGGTCAAGGCGCTGAAGGAGGCGCTGCCGCTGGACGTGGTCGTGCACTCCCACGACACCGCCGGCGTCGCCAGCATGTGCCAGCTCAAGGCCGTGGAAAACGGCGCCGACCGCATCGACACGGCCATCTCCAGCATGGCCTGGGGCACCAGTCACCCGGGCACCGAATCCATGGTCGCCGCCCTGCGCGGCACCCCGTTCGACACCGGCCTGGACCTGGAGCTGCTGCAGGAAATCGGCATGTACTTCCACGCCGTGCGCAAGAAGTACCACCAGTTCGAGAGCGAGTTCACCGGCGTGGACACCCGCGTGCAGGTCAACCAGGTGCCGGGCGGGATGATTTCCAACCTGGCCAACCAGCTCAAGGAACAGGGCGCGCTGAACCGCATGCCGGAAGTGCTGGCCGAGATTCCGCGGGTTCGCGAAGACCTCGGCTTCCCGCCCCTGGTCACCCCGACCTCGCAGATCGTCGGCACCCAGGCGTTCTTCAACGTGCTCGCCGGCGAGCGCTACAAGACCATCACCAACGAGGTGAAGCTCTACCTGCAGGGTCGTTACGGCAAGGCGCCGGGCACCATCAACGAAGCGCTGCGCCGCCAGGCCATCGGCAACGAGGAAGTGATCGACGTGCGCCCGGCCGACCTGCTCAAGCCGGAGCTGAACAAGCTGCGCGAGGAGATCGGCAGCCTGGCCAAGTCCGAGGAAGACGTGCTGACCTTCGCCATGTTCCCGGACATCGGCCGCAAGTTCCTCGAGGAGCGTGCCGCCGGCACCCTGAAACCCGAAGAGCTGCTGCCGATCCCCAATGGCAAGGGCGTCGCCGCCGCCGGTGGCGAGGGCGTGCCGACCGAGTTCGTGGTGGACGTGCACGGCGAGAGCTACCGCGTGGACATCACCGGCGTCGGCGTGAAGACCGACGGCAAGCGCCACTTCTACCTGTCGGTGGATGGCATGCCCGAAGAGGTGGTCTTCGAGCCGCTCAACGAGTTCGTCGCCGGTGGCGGCAGCAAGCGCAAGCAGGCCAGCGAGCCGGGCCATGTCAGCACCACCATGCCGGGCAACATCGTCGATGTGCTGGTGAAGGAAGGCGACACTGTGAAGGCCGGCCAGGCCGTGCTGATCACCGAAGCCATGAAGATGGAGACCGAAGTGCAGGCGGGCATCGCCGGCACCGTGAAGGCCATTCACGTGGCCAAGGGCGACCGGGTCAACCCCGGTGAGATCCTGGTAGAAATTGAAGGCTGA
- a CDS encoding acetyl-CoA carboxylase biotin carboxylase subunit — translation MIKKILIANRGEIAVRIVRACAEMGIRSVAVYSDADRHALHVKRADEAHSLGADPLAGYLNPRALVNLAVETGCDALHPGYGFLSENAELADICAERGIKFIGPSAEVIRRMGDKTEARRSMIAAGVPCTPGTEGNVADLAEAISEAERIGYPVMLKATSGGGGRGIRRCNSREELEQNFPRVISEATKAFGSAEVFLEKCIVNPKHIEAQVLADSFGNTVHLFERDCSIQRRNQKLIEIAPSPQLTPEQRAYIGDLSVRAAKAVGYENAGTVEFLLADGEVYFMEMNTRVQVEHTITEEITGIDIVREQIRIASGLPLSVKQEDIIHRGFALQFRINAEDPKNNFLPSFGKITRYYAPGGPGVRTDTAIYTGYTIPPYYDSMCLKLVVWALTWEEALDRGLRALDDMRVQGVKTTAAYYQEILKNPEFRNGQFNTSFVESHPELTQYSIKRTPSHLAIAIATAIAAHAGL, via the coding sequence GTGATCAAGAAAATCCTGATCGCCAACCGTGGGGAGATCGCTGTCCGGATCGTGCGCGCCTGCGCCGAGATGGGCATCCGTTCGGTGGCCGTCTATTCCGATGCCGACCGGCACGCCCTGCACGTCAAGCGCGCCGACGAAGCCCACAGCCTGGGCGCCGATCCGCTGGCGGGTTACCTCAACCCCCGCGCCCTGGTGAACCTGGCGGTGGAAACCGGTTGCGACGCCCTGCACCCGGGCTACGGCTTCCTCTCCGAGAACGCGGAGCTCGCCGATATCTGCGCCGAGCGCGGGATCAAGTTCATCGGCCCGTCGGCGGAAGTCATCCGCCGCATGGGCGACAAGACCGAAGCGCGCCGCAGCATGATCGCCGCCGGCGTGCCCTGCACCCCCGGCACCGAAGGCAACGTCGCCGACCTCGCCGAGGCCATCTCCGAAGCCGAGCGCATCGGCTACCCGGTGATGCTCAAGGCCACTTCCGGCGGTGGCGGCCGCGGTATCCGCCGCTGCAACAGCCGCGAAGAGCTGGAGCAGAATTTCCCGCGGGTCATCTCCGAAGCCACCAAGGCCTTCGGCAGCGCGGAAGTCTTCCTCGAGAAGTGCATCGTCAACCCCAAGCACATCGAAGCCCAGGTGCTGGCCGACTCCTTCGGCAACACCGTGCACCTGTTCGAGCGCGACTGCTCGATCCAGCGCCGCAACCAGAAGCTCATCGAGATCGCCCCCAGCCCGCAGCTCACCCCCGAGCAGCGCGCCTACATCGGTGACCTCTCGGTGCGCGCGGCCAAGGCCGTGGGCTACGAGAATGCCGGCACCGTGGAGTTCCTGCTCGCCGATGGCGAGGTGTACTTCATGGAGATGAATACCCGCGTGCAGGTGGAACACACCATCACCGAGGAAATCACCGGCATCGACATCGTCCGCGAGCAGATCCGCATCGCCTCCGGCCTGCCGCTCTCGGTCAAGCAGGAAGACATCATCCACCGTGGCTTCGCCCTGCAGTTCCGGATCAACGCCGAGGACCCGAAGAACAACTTCCTGCCGTCCTTCGGCAAGATCACCCGCTACTACGCGCCCGGCGGCCCGGGCGTGCGCACCGACACGGCGATCTACACCGGCTACACCATCCCGCCGTACTACGACTCGATGTGCCTGAAGCTGGTGGTCTGGGCGCTGACCTGGGAAGAGGCGCTGGACCGCGGCCTGCGCGCACTGGACGACATGCGCGTGCAGGGCGTGAAGACCACGGCCGCCTACTACCAGGAAATCCTCAAGAACCCGGAATTCCGTAACGGCCAGTTCAACACCAGCTTCGTCGAAAGCCACCCGGAACTGACCCAGTACTCCATCAAGCGCACCCCGTCGCACCTGGCCATCGCCATCGCTACTGCCATTGCCGCCCACGCTGGCCTGTGA